The following coding sequences are from one Capsicum annuum cultivar UCD-10X-F1 chromosome 3, UCD10Xv1.1, whole genome shotgun sequence window:
- the LOC107862898 gene encoding heavy metal-associated isoprenylated plant protein 7 isoform X1, with the protein MGEEEKKPAEEVKKPEEEKKEEAPPNEEGKTEESKDAPPPPPQEIILRVYMHCEGCARKVRRSLKGFQGVEDVMTDCRSHKVVVKGEKADPLKVLERVQKKSHRQVELLSPIPKPPAEEPKKMEKKEVIKPQEKKEEPKVIIVVLKVHMHCEACAQEIKRRIQKMKGVENAEPDLKNSQVTVKGVFEAAQLVEYVSKRTGKRAVIVKVEPEKKEEEAKPKEGNEEKKAEEIEKDAKKAEEGEKKEEGGGSGDGASGAAADAASGSAEEGASGKEVAVQEEDPKLEMKKNEFYYYYPQQNYYQLYPQRYAHEMYYNPYPPQMFSDENPNACSVM; encoded by the exons ATGGGCGAG gAAGAGAAGAAACCTGCAGAAGAAGTGAAAAAACCagaggaagagaagaaagagGAGGCTCCACCGAATGAAGAGGGAAAAACAGAGGAATCCAAAGATGCACCACCACCTCCACCTCAAGAAATAATCTTAAGAGTCTACATGCATTGTGAAGGCTGTGCTCGTAAAGTTCGTAGATCCCTCAAAGGCTTCCAAG GAGTTGAAGATGTGATGACGGATTGTAGGAGTCATAAGGTGGTGGTAAAAGGAGAAAAAGCAGATCCATTGAAGGTTTTAGAGAGAGTTCAAAAAAAGAGCCACCGTCAAGTTGAGCTTCTTTCACCCATCCCAAAACCACCGGCAGAAGAGCCCAAGAAGATGGAGAAGAAAGAAGTAATTAAACCCCAAGAGAAAAAAGAGGAG CCCAAAGTGATTATTGTTGTTCTGAAAGTTCACATGCATTGTGAAGCTTGTGCTCAAGAAATCAAAAGGCGTATACAGAAAATGAaag gtGTGGAGAATGCAGAACCAGACTTGAAAAACTCACAAGTGACAGTAAAAGGGGTATTTGAGGCAGCACAGCTGGTGGAGTATGTAAGCAAGAGAACAGGCAAAAGGGCTGTCATAGTGAAAGTTGAACCAGAAAAGAAAGAAGAGGAGGCGAAACCCAAAGAAGGCAATGAAGAGAAGAAAGCAGAAGAAATCGAAAAAGACGCGAAAAAAGCGGAGGAAGGAGAGAAAAAGGAAGAAGGTGGCGGCAGCGGAGACGGTGCCTCCGGTGCAGCCGCTGATGCAGCTTCCGGCAGTGCCGAAGAAGGTGCATCAGGTAAAGAGGTTGCTGTTCAAGAAGAAGATCCAAAGTTGGAAATGAAGAAGAATGAGTTTTACTACTATTACCCACAGCAGAATTATTACCAGCTTTACCCTCAAAGATATGCACATGAGATGTATTATAATCCTTACCCTCCACAAATGTTTAGTGATGAGAACCCCAATGCATGTTCAGTGATGTAA
- the LOC107862898 gene encoding heavy metal-associated isoprenylated plant protein 7 isoform X2, which yields MGEAEEVKKPEEEKKEEAPPNEEGKTEESKDAPPPPPQEIILRVYMHCEGCARKVRRSLKGFQGVEDVMTDCRSHKVVVKGEKADPLKVLERVQKKSHRQVELLSPIPKPPAEEPKKMEKKEVIKPQEKKEEPKVIIVVLKVHMHCEACAQEIKRRIQKMKGVENAEPDLKNSQVTVKGVFEAAQLVEYVSKRTGKRAVIVKVEPEKKEEEAKPKEGNEEKKAEEIEKDAKKAEEGEKKEEGGGSGDGASGAAADAASGSAEEGASGKEVAVQEEDPKLEMKKNEFYYYYPQQNYYQLYPQRYAHEMYYNPYPPQMFSDENPNACSVM from the exons ATGGGCGAG GCAGAAGAAGTGAAAAAACCagaggaagagaagaaagagGAGGCTCCACCGAATGAAGAGGGAAAAACAGAGGAATCCAAAGATGCACCACCACCTCCACCTCAAGAAATAATCTTAAGAGTCTACATGCATTGTGAAGGCTGTGCTCGTAAAGTTCGTAGATCCCTCAAAGGCTTCCAAG GAGTTGAAGATGTGATGACGGATTGTAGGAGTCATAAGGTGGTGGTAAAAGGAGAAAAAGCAGATCCATTGAAGGTTTTAGAGAGAGTTCAAAAAAAGAGCCACCGTCAAGTTGAGCTTCTTTCACCCATCCCAAAACCACCGGCAGAAGAGCCCAAGAAGATGGAGAAGAAAGAAGTAATTAAACCCCAAGAGAAAAAAGAGGAG CCCAAAGTGATTATTGTTGTTCTGAAAGTTCACATGCATTGTGAAGCTTGTGCTCAAGAAATCAAAAGGCGTATACAGAAAATGAaag gtGTGGAGAATGCAGAACCAGACTTGAAAAACTCACAAGTGACAGTAAAAGGGGTATTTGAGGCAGCACAGCTGGTGGAGTATGTAAGCAAGAGAACAGGCAAAAGGGCTGTCATAGTGAAAGTTGAACCAGAAAAGAAAGAAGAGGAGGCGAAACCCAAAGAAGGCAATGAAGAGAAGAAAGCAGAAGAAATCGAAAAAGACGCGAAAAAAGCGGAGGAAGGAGAGAAAAAGGAAGAAGGTGGCGGCAGCGGAGACGGTGCCTCCGGTGCAGCCGCTGATGCAGCTTCCGGCAGTGCCGAAGAAGGTGCATCAGGTAAAGAGGTTGCTGTTCAAGAAGAAGATCCAAAGTTGGAAATGAAGAAGAATGAGTTTTACTACTATTACCCACAGCAGAATTATTACCAGCTTTACCCTCAAAGATATGCACATGAGATGTATTATAATCCTTACCCTCCACAAATGTTTAGTGATGAGAACCCCAATGCATGTTCAGTGATGTAA